Part of the Zea mays cultivar B73 chromosome 4, Zm-B73-REFERENCE-NAM-5.0, whole genome shotgun sequence genome is shown below.
ttattctttaggataAGAAACAGAGATTCAGATTTTTTTTACTCCCACTTGTTATTGTAATCCTTTTTTACATGATTTTTAATGTGTATTGGCAACGACCAACGAATAATGTATTTATTTCTTATACTTTGTTTTTTACTAAAATTTACATTAAAGTATAATTTGATTTGTATCAGTTTAGTTCTATATTGGTTGTTGCCAAAGGATTTGTGAGACATTAAGGGCGATAATATATATGGTGTTCGTTTTATATAATTGTTGTGCAGTAATATTCTGTTGAATATTTTGCatgtcgttgcaacgcacgagtacTAATATTCTGTTGAATATTTTGCatgtcgttgcaacgcacgagtacCTAACTAGTATGTGTATAGTAATGATTGAGTTTTTGTTTCGCGGGTATAGATTCACGAACCATACACTTATGTCCTTTCGATCCCGTTGTCATCTCTAACAGGTATAGATTCGTGAACCATACACTTGTGTCATATCCACCTGATTGTCATCCCTAACCCTAGGCCATGGTCCATGTGGCTATGAGCCTAATTCTGCCCTTGACTACAACTATGTTATAGTGTCAACGTAAAGTACTATAATACTATTATATCCCACTGTGTAAAACAATGGCCAATATATAAAACATATAAAAATAGACATTAATCTATACTCCTTTTATAATCCACCAGTTTTAACTTTGCAAATTCTAACGAAACCACCTCCACACCCATAACCTTCGTTAAACAAATTACACTCACACATAACACTCCCTCAAAACCAATTATTCAAATCGCTAGAGATCCCTTCTCTCTTACCCACTCAAATCATATGATCAATATTATTTAGATCATTCTTTCTCTCTCTCATCCCTCATCACACACAAAGTAACCCTGCCTCCTGCCTCCCCCTGACCCTTAAGTTAGGAGGATGTTTTTTTTTTGCCCGCACAAGAGGCTTAAACAGCTAAAAATCCATTCCCTCGGTTGGAGCTGATCTAATGTAGGACAAAATACTGAATGTAATGTGCATCTGCCTGTCCAATGTAAATACAAAACTACACCTGCACACTTTGACCTTAGGGGCCCATAATTTCGATTGAGCACATGCTAAGGTGATGCTGGTTGTTCGGAGGATTTAGAAAAGGCGCAATGGAAGGGTTTCTAAACAGCAGCAATCCACGGAGCATAGTCGACAAACAGCGGCAAAATGATCACTATTATAACTCCGAACAATTCCCAACAGCTGAAACATTTGCCACTCCCAAGCTTACTACCCCGCCGGAACAATATACACAAGACACAAGCGACCGCCGCGGCCATGATTATTCTATAATCTATAAGAACGGTTAACTCGGACGCGCTCTGACTGACGCCCGTCACATCACTCCCCATCGACGAACTCGAACTCGTCCTCACGGAGGTGGACGAAGAACCGGACGGGCTTGGGCTGGCCCTCGACGGCGAGCTGGACCTCGACCTTGAAGGGCAGGTTGGCGGTGACGCGCTTGCCCTTCCACACGCCGACGTACTGCTTGACGACGCCCTCCATGCCCTGGACGTCCAGGTCGGGCGCCTTGATGACGTGGTGGACGCGGAGCGGCGCCGTGACGCGCACCCGCCTGCCGATCTTGGGCGCGGCCGCGGCCTCCTCGGCCGCCACGTCGTCCGAGGCCACCTCGCTGGTGAGCGCGACCTGGAGGAGGAGCAGGCGCGCGCGgcgcggcgggggcgggggcgggccgGGGAGCCGGGGGAAGGCGGCGGACGCGGACGCGGGCGCCGGGGAAGGGAGCCGGCGGCGCAGGAGGACCGAGGAGGTGGAGGTGGACGGCGGCGCTACGGCCGCGGTGGCGGTCGCCATTGGGTGGGTGGGGACTCTCCGGTGCTGGGTCGAACAGGTGGTGGATGCGGAGGAGTCGAGGAAAGGATAGAGGCGGCGGGGCAAACGAAAGGCGGGAGCGAGCGGACGGTCGCTGCGACTGCGAGTTGCGTATGGGTTCTGGCGTTCTGCCGAGGTGATGGATGCCTCggtttgcctctgttcgtctgggCCCCGGGAAACGCTGAGGGTTTGGCGAGTTTGCAGAGCATCTAGCGCGAAAACCAAAGAAGTGGATAAGGCGGGAGCGCACCCCTGGCTGTGGTTGCTCTGCTCGCCATGTGTCACGATGCTCAGCGAGAATCCGAGGATAACCAAACAAGTTTCGGTAGCCAGAGGATGAAGAAGAAGCATATAAGAGAAGATTGGGGTTCAGGATTTAGACCACGCCACCGACGCCAGTCAGCACTCTTCGGTCCTCAGCCTCTCCTAACTGACATTCCCATCTCCATGCAATGCAAAACCAGCTTGTCCCAATCTGGAAACCGGTGAACGTCCCAAAGTGACATGGCGGATGTCCGTACAGCACATCAAACGGTGAACGTCCCAGAGCTGAATGGAAACAGGCATTGAGGTACCGTACCAGTATTCAGCAACTACCAACCATCAGTGCCATTGCCGAGGGCTAGGGTGGCCATTGCACCTCAGAAAAGACCTCCGGACACTGATCCAAATTGTTGGAAAtattaacaggatctaaaattaaTTTGATAATGCAGTATAAAACGAAAAAAATCCAGATCTACTACCTCAACAAGAACAGATCTAAACTAACTCAATAAGATTAACGCATAAAATAACAATCGACAGCGGATCTAACCATAAGACCGTCATTGCAACAAACTGAAACTGCAGATTTATTCACAGTGATTTCTACGATTTTTTAGAGGAACCCGAGCGGACGTGCGCGAAGCACTTCCCAGAAACCTGATTCGCCGGCACCCGTGCAGGTTATCAAAACGCTGACGGTGGTTCGGAGACGAAGGGACGACAATGcagatgtcggggaccataattaggggtacccccaagactcctaatctcagctggtaaccccatcagcacaaagctgcaaaggcctgatgggtgcgattaagtcaaggctcggtccactcaagggacacgatctcgcctcacccgagcccagcctcgggcaagggcagccgaccccggaggattcacgtctcgcccgaggcccagtcttcgccaacaagcaaccttggccagattgccacaccgaccgaccgcaccgcagaagcatttaatgcgaggatggcctgacaccttatcctgacgcgcgccctccagtcgacagagccgaagtgaccgcagtcacttcgccgctccactgaccgcctgacgagaggacagcgccgcctgcgccgctccgactgttgtgccactcgacagagtgaggctgacagcagccaagtcaggcctcgggcgccataggaagctctgcctcgcccgaccccagggctcggactcggcctcggccccgaaagacgacgaactccgcctcgcccgaccccagggctcggactcggcctcggcccccggaagacgacgaactccgcctcgcccgaccctagggctcggactcgggctcagcccccgaagacgacgaactccgccttgcccgaccccagggctcggactcagccctggcctcagccgacggtctccgcctcgcccgacccggggctcggactcgacctcgaccacgaaagacagactcgacctcgacctcggaggagcctccgcctcgcccgacccagggctcggaccgaccacgtcacgggggggggcatcattaccctacccctagctagctcaagctacggggaacaagaccggcgtcccatctggctcgccccggtaaacaagtaatgatggcgccccacgtgctctatgacgacggtggctctcggccctttctgaagcaaggagacgtcagcaaggactcgacagccccgacagctgtccttccaccaggctccagcgctcctccgacggccacgacatctcatgaacagggtgccaaaacctcaccggctgccacgatggcatgtacttagggcactagctcctctctgctagacacgttagcacactgctacatctcctattgtacacctgggccctctccttacgcctataaaaggaaggcccaggacACTCGTacgggagggttggccgcgcggggaggacgggacagcgcgcgcaggcctctcgctccctcccacgcggacgcttgtaaccccctactgcaagcgcacccgacctgggcgcgggacaaacacaaaggccgcgggtttcccctttacgcctgtctccctctggttttccccccttcgcgctccgtctcgcgccgacccatctaggctggggcacgcggcgacaatttactcgtcggtccagggaccccccggggtcgaaacgccgacagttggcgcgccaggtagggggctactgcgtgttgacgaacagcttcccgccaagctccagatgggtagtctccagcaacctttccagcccgggacggtgctccgtttcaggagtcttgagttcatgtccctcgacggcggctacgacatgatactccttcccccgccgcgcgacagcgacaatggcggccgacaacccgcccaccggcggcggaatcgacgacgtcttccccacgtggcggaagaacaacatttgggtttgtcccgtcgcctcccccgccgacggaggaggaggcgaggcaacaaggccaagcaggaggcgacacctcgtcggctgtcgagcaagtcgacggcaccggcgccccaacgggggacacgtcgggcatcgacctcgcgtctgagacgaagacgagcgccgtttccccgcaacacgccaactccaagcggacggatgacgccagcacgctcgcagaggacttgctgggcgtcaccctcgtacctgagacgacggtgcagtctgcccctgacgtgacttcgtcaccgcccgtcgaccaagaggtaccgaccgattcccatctcgtgccttttggattcaacctcgacccaccaagcgacttcgcttcggtggacgctttcatagaggcgtgtccaaaccctcaGGGGTGCGGTATGCGGTCAACCTGAGACCGGCTGACAGCCATCtctacctacgggccctcgggttccgaggaagatgacgagcccgacttttgttgggatttctccggacttggtaaccctagtgccatgcgggacttcatgaccgcatgcgactactgcctttccgattgttccgacggtagccgcagcttcggcgacgaggactgcggcccaagtcgtgaatgtttccacatcgatctagggggacccggcaaaggcaaccatcttggtataccggaaaacggtgatccccctaggcctacgcctcacgttgacatccttcgggagctagctgtggtcccagtccctgcggggggtcatgactcatagctcgagcaaatccacgagatgcaggccaggctcgacgagagagcaggaacacttgagccgttccgtcgggacatcgggcaggaatgggcaggccaacctccggccggagaagcgcgtcatctaccccagggcatccagcaccgcatcaccgacgatgtcagggcaaggccgccaccagcttccagtggggtcgaccagaacctggctgcagcggcaatacttctccgcgcgatgccggagccatcaaccaccgaggggcgccgtatccagggagagctcaagaatctcctggaggatgccgcggtccaacgggccgaaagctctgcctcccgaaggcaggggtacccctcggagcatcgcgccgcgacttcccgattcatgcgagaagcctcggtccacaccgggcgcacgcgcaacacagcgcctgcggccccgggtcgcctcggcaacgagcaccatcaccgcaaccgtcgagcccacctcgacgagaaggtgcgccgaggctaccaccccacgcgtgggggacgctacgacagcggggaggatcggagtccctcgcccgaaccacccggcccgcaggctttcagccgggccatacgatgggcgtcgttcccgacccggttccgaaccccgactactatcacaagtactcgggggagatgaggccggaactgtggctcgcggactaccggctggcctgccacctgggtggaacggacgatgacaacctcatcatccgcaacctccccttgttcctctccgacaccgctcgagcctggctggagcatttgcctccggggcagatttccaactgggacgacctggtccaagccttcgccgacaacttccagggcacgtacgtgcgccctgggaactcctgggatctccgaagctgccgccagcaaccgggagagtctctctgggactacatccagtgattctcgaagcagcgcatcgagctgcccaacgtcaccgactcggatgtcatcggtgcgttcctcgccggcaccacctgccgcgacctggtgagcaagctgagtcgcaagacccccaccagggcgagcgagctgatggacatcgccaccaagttcgcctctagccaggaggcggttgaggccatcttccgaaaggacaagcagccccagggccgccagccggaagatgtccccgaggcatccactcagcgcggcaccaagaagaagggcaagaagaagtcgcaagcgaaacgtgacgccgccgacgcggaccttgtcgccgccgctgagtacaagaaccctcggaaacctcccggaggcgctaatctcttcgacaaggtgctcaaggagtcgtgcccctatcatcaggggcccatcaagcacacccttgaggagtgcgccatgcttcgacgcca
Proteins encoded:
- the LOC100285570 gene encoding ferredoxin-thioredoxin reductase, variable chain-like, yielding MATATAAVAPPSTSTSSVLLRRRLPSPAPASASAAFPRLPGPPPPPPRRARLLLLQVALTSEVASDDVAAEEAAAAPKIGRRVRVTAPLRVHHVIKAPDLDVQGMEGVVKQYVGVWKGKRVTANLPFKVEVQLAVEGQPKPVRFFVHLREDEFEFVDGE